The DNA segment TGGGGGCGGTCAACCTCAAGGGTCTCGTCGGTTACGATAGCCTTTAATTCCTCGGGGGCACAGCGGAGACCTTTTTTCAGAGCGCTGCGATGTACCTCGATCTTGGGTATGTGGGCCTCATGAAATCCCTCGACGAGCACCAGGTCGAAATCCTCTCCTAGCAGGCGCAATACCCCTTCTATGGAGTCATTGTTTTCCTGTGGCTTAATCAGGGCCATCCTATGCGGTGCGCTGATGGCCACTGCGTCACTTCCTGCCTCGGCGTAGCGCCAGGTGTCCTTCCCCGGGCTATCCATCTCGAAGTCCTTGACGGTATGCTTCACTACGGCTACGCGGTACCCCCGTTCCCTGAACTCGCCAATGAGGCGCTCCACAAGCATGGTCTTGCCGGACTGTGCATGGCCCACTATAGAAACGATAGGAAGCATTTTTTCAACCTCTC comes from the Dehalococcoidia bacterium genome and includes:
- the mobB gene encoding molybdopterin-guanine dinucleotide biosynthesis protein B codes for the protein MLPIVSIVGHAQSGKTMLVERLIGEFRERGYRVAVVKHTVKDFEMDSPGKDTWRYAEAGSDAVAISAPHRMALIKPQENNDSIEGVLRLLGEDFDLVLVEGFHEAHIPKIEVHRSALKKGLRCAPEELKAIVTDETLEVDRP